Part of the Candidatus Neomarinimicrobiota bacterium genome is shown below.
GACCTGTTCGGTAATGGTGGGATACAGGTTATGGTTCTTTTTAAAATCGGTTACTTCCTTAAGAAAGTGTTCCAGCATGACAGGATTTTGCTGACGCAGGAAGATGGTTCCCAGGTCAAACAGAATGACCTCACGATTAATGATCTGATAATTCACCACAAAACGTTCCCGGGGAATGATCACCAGTTCAAAAGACAGGGAATCTTCCTCCAGACGCCTGATAATCCCGGAAAGCATATCTTCAATATGACGAGGATCGATTTTATCAAAGGGCGGACGAAATCGGATTAGATCAATAATCTCTGATTCAACCACAACCTCAAGCCGATGACGCTCTTTTTCATTGATGATCTGCTGACGCTCCTGGAAGCCTTCCAAAGCCAGCTCTAATTCGGCAGATCTTAATCCAAATATCTGTTCCAGAATCTCCTGACGC
Proteins encoded:
- a CDS encoding helix-turn-helix transcriptional regulator; translation: MMIYSKRAPQKMIGVTLKRVMKEKSLKPGDLAQETGINVRTIYSILNGHQMAGPENLTAICSILGISMDDLFQVGMNSHPIFSKPYEESRSYAHFENIWFGENGGERISVSRGFSVMNQSLAMRQEILEQIFGLRSAELELALEGFQERQQIINEKERHRLEVVVESEIIDLIRFRPPFDKIDPRHIEDMLSGIIRRLEEDSLSFELVIIPRERFVVNYQIINREVILFDLGTIFLRQQNPVMLEHFLKEVTDFKKNHNLYPTITEQVKFLKGSSLS